In Sphaeramia orbicularis chromosome 12, fSphaOr1.1, whole genome shotgun sequence, the following proteins share a genomic window:
- the tmem250 gene encoding transmembrane protein 250 produces the protein MPVIPIPRRVRSFHGPHSTCMHSACGSTHATQLVRTKYNNFDLYLRSRCMYSFLRFLLYFGCSLLTSLLWVALSTLFFLQYVSVRVLLRLQYKLSVILLLLGHRRLDFGVFNDLIIYSMQITMFLVGGLGWCFMVFVDM, from the coding sequence ATGCCTGTGATCCCCATCCCACGGCGGGTGCGCAGCTTCCATGGCCCCCACTCCACCTGCATGCACTCGGCCTGTGGGTCCACACATGCTACGCAGCTGGTGCGCACCAAGTACAATAACTTTGACCTCTACTTGCGCTCACGCTGCATGTACAGCTTCCTCCGTTTCCTCCTGTACTTTGGCTGCAGTCTGCTGACCTCTCTGCTCTGGGTGGCGCTCTCCACTCTGTTTTTCCTGCAGTACGTCAGTGTGCGCGTACTCTTGCGCCTGCAGTACAAGCTGTCTGTCATACTGCTTTTGTTAGGGCACCGGCGCTTGGACTTTGGGGTGTTTAATGACCTGATCATCTACAGCATGCAGATTACCATGTTTCTAGTGGGGGGGCTTGGCTGGTGCTTCATGGTTTTTGTTGACATGTAG